One Pseudomonas entomophila genomic window carries:
- the mreB gene encoding rod shape-determining protein MreB, whose amino-acid sequence MFKKLRGMFSSDLSIDLGTANTLIYVRERGIVLNEPSVVAIRTHGTQKSVVAVGTEAKRMLGRTPGNIAAIRPMKDGVIADFSVCEKMLQYFINKVHENSFLQPSPRVLICVPCKSTQVERRAIRESALGAGAREVFLIEEPMAAAIGAGLPVEEARGSMVVDIGGGTTEIALISLNGVVYAESVRVGGDRFDEAIVTYVRRNYGSLIGESTAERIKQEIGTAYPGGEVREVDVRGRNLAEGVPRAFTLNSNEVLEALQESLATIVQAVKSALEQSPPELASDIAERGLVLTGGGALLRDLDKLLAQETGLPVIVAEDPLTCVARGGGRALEMMDKHAMDLLSSE is encoded by the coding sequence ATGTTCAAGAAACTGCGTGGCATGTTCTCCAGCGATCTGTCCATCGACCTGGGTACTGCCAACACCCTTATTTACGTGCGTGAGCGCGGTATCGTCCTGAATGAGCCCTCGGTGGTTGCCATCCGTACCCATGGCACCCAGAAAAGCGTCGTCGCAGTCGGGACCGAAGCCAAGCGCATGCTCGGCCGTACCCCAGGCAACATCGCTGCCATTCGTCCGATGAAGGACGGTGTGATCGCCGACTTCAGCGTCTGCGAAAAGATGCTGCAGTACTTCATCAACAAGGTGCACGAAAACAGCTTCCTGCAGCCCAGCCCCCGTGTGCTGATCTGCGTACCCTGCAAATCCACTCAGGTAGAACGCCGTGCCATTCGTGAATCGGCCCTCGGTGCCGGTGCCCGCGAAGTATTCCTGATCGAAGAGCCCATGGCCGCCGCCATCGGTGCCGGCCTGCCGGTTGAAGAAGCCCGTGGCTCGATGGTCGTCGATATCGGTGGCGGTACCACCGAAATCGCCCTGATCTCGCTGAACGGCGTGGTCTACGCCGAGTCCGTCCGCGTCGGCGGCGACCGCTTCGACGAAGCCATCGTCACCTACGTGCGCCGTAACTACGGCAGCCTGATCGGCGAATCCACCGCCGAGCGCATCAAGCAGGAAATCGGTACCGCTTATCCTGGCGGCGAAGTGCGTGAAGTCGACGTCCGTGGCCGCAACCTAGCCGAAGGCGTACCGCGCGCCTTCACCCTGAACTCCAACGAAGTGCTCGAAGCGCTGCAGGAATCGCTGGCGACCATCGTCCAGGCGGTCAAGAGCGCCCTCGAACAATCGCCGCCGGAGCTGGCCTCCGACATCGCCGAGCGCGGCCTGGTGCTGACCGGTGGCGGCGCGCTGCTGCGCGACCTGGACAAGCTGCTGGCCCAGGAAACCGGCCTGCCGGTGATCGTCGCCGAAGACCCGCTGACCTGCGTCGCCCGCGGTGGTGGCCGTGCGCTGGAGATGATGGACAAGCACGCCATGGACCTGCTCTCCAGCGAGTGA
- the mreC gene encoding rod shape-determining protein MreC, producing the protein MKPLFSKGPSLGVRLLVLVVLSVALMVVDSRFDLLKPVRSQMGLVLMESYWITDLPQRAWQGVAGQFGSRTELIAENEKLKTEALLLQGRLQKLAALTEQNVRLRELLNSSALVNEKVEVAELIGVDPNPFTHRILINKGERDGVFLGQPVLDARGLMGQVVELMPYTSRVLLLTDTTHSIPVQVNRNGLRAIASGTGNPERLELRHVADTADVKEGDLLVSSGMGQRFPAGYPVATVNEVIHDSGQPFAIVRAIPTAALNRSRYMLLVFSDRRTPEERATEAAIAQEEADRQGGNHGQAPATPATPAPASQTVPAAPATTPTAPAHPPVAPAQPRRQ; encoded by the coding sequence ATTAAACCGCTTTTCTCCAAGGGCCCCTCGCTGGGCGTACGCCTGCTCGTGCTGGTGGTGCTGTCGGTCGCGCTGATGGTGGTCGACTCGCGCTTCGACCTGCTCAAGCCTGTGCGCAGCCAGATGGGCCTGGTGTTGATGGAATCCTACTGGATCACCGACCTGCCCCAGCGTGCGTGGCAGGGCGTGGCGGGCCAGTTCGGCAGCCGCACCGAGCTGATCGCCGAAAACGAGAAGCTCAAGACCGAAGCCTTGCTGCTGCAAGGGCGGTTGCAGAAGCTGGCGGCCCTGACCGAGCAGAACGTGCGCCTGCGCGAGTTGCTCAACTCCTCGGCGCTGGTCAACGAGAAGGTCGAGGTCGCCGAGTTGATCGGCGTCGACCCCAACCCGTTCACTCACCGAATCCTGATCAACAAGGGCGAGCGCGACGGCGTGTTCCTCGGCCAGCCGGTGCTCGATGCCCGCGGCCTGATGGGCCAGGTGGTCGAGCTGATGCCCTACACCTCGCGCGTGCTGCTGCTGACCGACACCACCCACAGCATTCCGGTGCAGGTCAACCGCAACGGCCTGCGCGCCATCGCCAGCGGCACCGGCAATCCGGAACGCCTGGAGCTGCGCCACGTGGCTGACACGGCTGACGTCAAGGAAGGCGACCTGCTGGTGAGTTCCGGCATGGGCCAGCGCTTCCCGGCCGGTTACCCGGTGGCCACGGTCAACGAAGTGATCCACGATTCCGGCCAGCCATTCGCCATCGTCCGCGCCATCCCCACCGCCGCGCTCAACCGCAGCCGCTACATGCTGCTGGTGTTCAGCGACCGGCGTACGCCGGAAGAGCGTGCCACGGAAGCGGCGATCGCCCAGGAAGAAGCCGATCGCCAAGGGGGCAACCATGGCCAGGCGCCCGCCACCCCGGCGACGCCTGCTCCGGCCAGCCAGACCGTGCCTGCGGCACCCGCCACGACGCCCACCGCACCGGCCCACCCGCCCGTCGCGCCCGCTCAACCCCGGAGGCAATGA
- the mreD gene encoding rod shape-determining protein MreD produces MASTRSRNGWVIWVTFAIGLLLSVSPMPQFMEVFRPMWLALLLAFWTLAVPSKVGMTTAFVLGLAEDVLYGTLLGQNALILTLITFLVLSLQQRLRMFPMWQQSLVILVIFGIAQLIQLWLSALTGNRLPTLALVWPAVISALLWPWISFALRGLRLRLHIH; encoded by the coding sequence ATGGCCAGCACGCGTAGCAGAAACGGCTGGGTCATCTGGGTGACGTTCGCCATCGGCCTGTTGCTCAGCGTTTCGCCCATGCCGCAGTTCATGGAAGTGTTCCGGCCCATGTGGCTGGCCTTGCTGCTGGCGTTCTGGACCCTGGCCGTGCCCAGCAAGGTCGGCATGACCACCGCTTTCGTGCTGGGCCTGGCCGAGGATGTGCTGTATGGCACCCTGCTGGGGCAGAATGCCCTGATTCTCACGCTCATCACCTTCCTCGTGCTGTCGTTGCAGCAGCGCTTGCGCATGTTCCCCATGTGGCAGCAGAGCCTGGTGATCCTGGTGATTTTCGGCATCGCCCAGCTGATCCAGCTGTGGCTCAGTGCCCTGACCGGCAATCGCCTGCCAACGCTGGCGCTCGTCTGGCCTGCGGTGATCAGCGCCTTGCTCTGGCCCTGGATCAGCTTTGCCTTGCGTGGCCTGCGCCTGCGCCTGCATATCCACTGA
- a CDS encoding Maf family protein, whose product MPQLYLASGSPRRRELLTQIGVPFVVVSAPVDETPLPDETPAAYVERLAQAKAVAGYSQTDGTGVVLGADTTVVLDGNILGKPENREQALAMLGDLSKREHQVLTAVAVTDGQRSLSCCVATTVRFRTISFEEALRYWASGEPLDKAGGYAIQGLGAVFVSGIEGSYSSVVGLPLSETAELLEQFAIPCWQLQEDAAQR is encoded by the coding sequence ATGCCTCAGTTGTACCTGGCCTCCGGTTCGCCACGACGGCGTGAACTGCTGACCCAGATCGGCGTGCCGTTCGTTGTCGTCAGCGCGCCCGTCGATGAAACCCCGTTGCCCGACGAGACGCCGGCCGCCTACGTCGAACGCCTGGCGCAGGCCAAGGCTGTGGCGGGCTACAGCCAGACCGACGGCACCGGCGTGGTGTTGGGCGCCGACACTACGGTAGTGCTCGATGGCAACATTCTCGGCAAACCCGAAAACCGCGAGCAGGCACTGGCCATGCTCGGCGACTTGTCAAAACGCGAGCACCAGGTACTGACCGCCGTGGCGGTGACCGATGGCCAGCGCAGCCTGAGCTGCTGCGTTGCCACCACCGTGCGCTTTCGTACCATCTCCTTCGAGGAAGCCCTGCGCTACTGGGCCAGCGGCGAGCCGTTGGACAAGGCCGGCGGCTATGCCATCCAGGGCCTGGGCGCGGTGTTCGTCAGCGGCATCGAAGGCAGCTATTCATCAGTGGTCGGCCTGCCCCTGAGCGAGACGGCGGAACTGCTCGAGCAATTCGCCATCCCCTGCTGGCAACTGCAAGAGGATGCCGCCCAGCGCTAG
- the rng gene encoding ribonuclease G → MSEEILINITPMESRVAVVENGVLQEVHVERTQRRGIVGNIYKGKVVRVLPGMQAAFVDIGLERAAFIHASEISQREGSAVETITALVHEGQALVVQVTKDPIGTKGARLTTQLSIPSRYLVYMPRSSHVGISLKIEEEAERERLKQVVNDCMAQEDMKDAGGFILRTAAEGARAEDILQDIRYLRRLWEQIGAQISTCGAPTVIYEDLGLALRTLRDLVNPKIEKIRIDSRETFQKTTQFVAELMPEIADRLEHYPGERPIFDLYGVEDEIQRALERKVPLKSGGYLVVDPAEAMTTIDVNTGAFVGHRNLEETIFKTNLEAATAIARQLRLRNIGGIIIIDFIDMEDEEHQRQVLRTLEKQLERDHAKTNIIGITELGLVQMTRKRTRESLEQVLCEPCAACQGRGKLKTPETICYEIFREILREARAYQAEGYRVLANQKVVDRLLDEESGNVAELEAFIGRTIRFQVESMYSQEQYDVVLL, encoded by the coding sequence ATGAGTGAAGAGATCCTGATCAACATCACCCCGATGGAATCACGCGTGGCGGTGGTGGAGAACGGCGTCCTGCAGGAAGTGCACGTGGAGCGGACCCAACGCCGCGGCATCGTCGGCAATATCTACAAGGGCAAGGTGGTGCGGGTGTTGCCGGGCATGCAGGCGGCCTTCGTCGACATCGGCCTGGAGCGCGCGGCGTTCATCCATGCCTCGGAGATCTCGCAGCGCGAAGGCTCGGCGGTGGAGACCATCACCGCGCTGGTCCACGAGGGCCAGGCGCTGGTGGTGCAGGTCACCAAGGACCCGATCGGCACCAAGGGCGCGCGCCTGACCACCCAGCTGTCGATCCCCTCGCGCTACCTGGTGTACATGCCACGCAGCAGCCATGTCGGGATTTCGCTGAAGATCGAGGAAGAAGCCGAGCGCGAACGCCTCAAGCAAGTGGTCAACGACTGCATGGCCCAGGAAGACATGAAGGATGCCGGTGGCTTTATCCTGCGCACCGCCGCCGAAGGCGCCCGCGCTGAAGACATTCTCCAGGACATCCGTTACCTGCGCCGCCTGTGGGAGCAGATCGGCGCGCAGATCAGCACCTGCGGCGCCCCCACCGTGATCTACGAGGACCTTGGCCTGGCGCTGCGCACGCTGCGCGACCTGGTCAACCCGAAGATCGAGAAGATTCGTATCGATTCGCGGGAAACCTTCCAGAAGACTACGCAATTCGTCGCCGAACTGATGCCCGAGATTGCAGATCGCCTCGAGCATTACCCCGGCGAGCGGCCGATCTTCGACCTGTACGGGGTCGAGGACGAGATCCAGCGTGCCCTGGAGCGCAAGGTGCCGCTCAAGTCCGGCGGTTATCTTGTGGTTGACCCGGCCGAGGCGATGACCACCATCGACGTCAACACCGGTGCGTTCGTCGGCCATCGCAATCTCGAAGAGACCATTTTCAAGACCAACCTCGAGGCGGCCACCGCCATCGCCCGGCAACTGCGCCTGCGCAACATCGGCGGGATCATCATCATCGACTTCATCGACATGGAGGACGAGGAGCACCAGCGCCAGGTCCTGCGTACCCTGGAGAAGCAACTCGAGCGCGACCACGCCAAGACCAACATCATCGGCATCACCGAGCTGGGCCTGGTGCAGATGACCCGCAAGCGCACCCGCGAAAGCCTCGAACAGGTGCTGTGCGAGCCGTGTGCCGCCTGCCAGGGGCGGGGCAAACTGAAGACCCCCGAGACAATCTGTTACGAAATCTTCCGTGAGATCCTGCGCGAGGCCCGTGCCTACCAGGCCGAGGGCTATCGGGTACTGGCCAACCAGAAGGTGGTCGACCGCCTGCTCGACGAAGAGTCGGGCAATGTCGCCGAACTGGAAGCGTTCATCGGGCGGACCATTCGCTTCCAGGTCGAGTCCATGTACTCCCAGGAACAATACGATGTGGTGCTGCTCTGA